Proteins from a single region of Candidatus Delongbacteria bacterium:
- a CDS encoding fibronectin type III domain-containing protein — translation MATLVQSGLPVGAVYVLQDNLFLVDRGGRQHGLLVRTGKVPQTGVLSLPGLRDSNYALFFRPLHLVNQSRLSIDVGDRASFRRRLEHVVPPPVILLTAMADGLEVELTWTHPADGFAGHRVVAQAKSTGSPVWEDVAETRDRQARRLVAAGLQGGTCYAFRIRQETVEGRFRGTSRVLNATTGDAPAGDGSVNLQRGGSFETEVW, via the coding sequence ATGGCCACGCTGGTCCAGAGCGGCCTGCCGGTCGGCGCCGTCTACGTCCTCCAGGACAATCTGTTCCTGGTGGACCGGGGCGGCCGGCAGCACGGCCTTCTGGTCCGCACGGGCAAGGTGCCCCAGACGGGTGTCCTGTCCCTGCCCGGCCTGCGCGACTCCAACTACGCCCTGTTCTTTCGGCCGCTTCACCTGGTGAACCAGTCCCGGCTCTCCATCGACGTTGGGGACCGGGCCTCCTTCCGCCGGCGGCTGGAGCACGTGGTGCCGCCCCCGGTCATCCTGCTCACTGCCATGGCGGATGGGCTCGAAGTGGAGCTCACCTGGACCCATCCGGCGGACGGCTTCGCCGGGCACCGAGTGGTGGCCCAGGCGAAAAGCACGGGAAGTCCCGTCTGGGAGGACGTGGCAGAAACCCGGGACCGCCAGGCGCGCCGGCTGGTGGCGGCTGGGCTTCAGGGCGGGACCTGCTACGCCTTTCGGATCCGGCAGGAGACAGTGGAAGGACGATTCCGCGGGACCAGCCGTGTCTTGAATGCGACGACGGGGGACGCCCCGGCAGGAGATGGATCCGTCAACCTGCAGCGAGGCGGGTCGTTTGAAACGGAAGTCTGGTAG
- a CDS encoding transglycosylase SLT domain-containing protein, translating to MALLGVVLCTTLAGAGWTTRFDPHFRKYSKRYFGADFDWRWWKAQAIAESGLDSTARSWCGAQGLMQIMPGTWAGIAPILGVTSPWLVKDSIQAGIYYDARMWAIWKAPRPLMDKIAFTLASYNAGPGHIIKAQTMVPGGQSREWDPVAAQLHKVTGRHAEETRSYVVRIGRYFKVLRSAE from the coding sequence ATGGCACTGCTCGGTGTCGTCCTTTGCACGACACTGGCAGGGGCCGGGTGGACCACCCGGTTCGATCCCCACTTCCGGAAATACTCCAAGCGATACTTCGGGGCGGACTTCGACTGGCGCTGGTGGAAGGCCCAGGCAATCGCCGAGAGCGGTCTGGATTCGACGGCGAGAAGCTGGTGCGGAGCCCAGGGTCTGATGCAGATCATGCCGGGCACCTGGGCGGGCATCGCTCCTATACTGGGCGTCACCTCGCCCTGGCTGGTGAAGGACAGTATCCAGGCGGGGATCTACTACGACGCCCGCATGTGGGCGATCTGGAAGGCTCCGCGCCCGCTGATGGATAAGATCGCCTTCACCCTGGCCAGCTATAACGCCGGCCCGGGACACATCATCAAGGCCCAGACTATGGTGCCGGGCGGCCAATCAAGGGAGTGGGATCCGGTGGCTGCCCAGTTGCACAAAGTCACAGGTAGGCACGCTGAGGAGACGCGGAGCTACGTCGTCCGGATCGGTCGCTACTTCAAGGTCCTGCGAAGTGCAGAATAG
- a CDS encoding bifunctional UDP-sugar hydrolase/5'-nucleotidase: protein MIPFVRRPRMLRWTLLVLALASLPFGCGSREKTLIILHTNDIHSWFAAYDGQLEGGEPARFGGAPVLAGLVRQFRADNPGQVLYLDAGDIFQGTPISTLTEGRACVEVLNLLAPDAFELGNHEFDYGMEAQRKALSNATFPYLQGNVRMVGHAQPYCPSDLLINRNGLQVAVLGLNTDQLHRVCDPRLTSGFKVDSSQAVTRKWLTRVTADVKILLSHNGFEADSLLALAVPGIDLIVGGHSHTALAQPVKVGGTWIVQAGDKGRYLGVDTLWVKPGKGVQRCSGRLVPVLEGAAGPAADVAAVVEGHERQVNEQLGGQVATLLGDWPADAHNESALGNWLCAAIRQESGAQIGLWNSGGIRKGMVAGPLRVRDFWEISPFGNEILVAPMSGGQLRKLFVDEVARGSLHLHFDGLRVGVDEQGGVGSILVGSQPLATDKTYSVALSDFLWNQFRQPADSLIRPRRTGVIDRDMLIARARAEQQIQPLTDGRWGPGRSHDTP from the coding sequence ATGATCCCCTTCGTTCGCCGCCCGCGGATGCTCCGCTGGACCCTGCTCGTTCTGGCCCTGGCCAGTCTGCCCTTCGGGTGCGGATCCCGGGAAAAGACGCTGATCATTCTACACACCAATGATATCCACTCCTGGTTTGCCGCCTATGACGGGCAGTTGGAAGGCGGCGAGCCCGCCCGCTTCGGGGGCGCGCCCGTCCTGGCCGGCCTGGTGCGCCAGTTCCGGGCGGACAATCCGGGCCAGGTGCTCTACCTGGATGCGGGCGACATCTTCCAGGGCACGCCCATCAGCACGCTGACCGAGGGCCGGGCCTGTGTGGAAGTGCTCAACCTGCTGGCCCCGGATGCCTTCGAACTGGGCAACCACGAATTCGACTACGGCATGGAGGCCCAGCGCAAGGCCTTGAGCAACGCCACCTTTCCCTATCTGCAGGGCAACGTGCGGATGGTCGGACACGCCCAGCCCTACTGCCCGTCGGATCTGTTGATCAACCGCAACGGCCTGCAGGTGGCCGTGCTGGGCCTGAACACGGACCAGCTCCACCGGGTCTGCGACCCGCGCCTGACCAGCGGCTTCAAGGTGGATTCCAGCCAGGCCGTGACCCGCAAGTGGCTGACCCGCGTGACGGCCGATGTGAAAATCCTGCTGTCCCACAACGGCTTCGAAGCCGACAGCCTGCTGGCCCTGGCCGTGCCCGGGATCGACCTGATCGTGGGCGGACACAGCCACACGGCGCTGGCCCAGCCCGTCAAGGTGGGCGGAACCTGGATCGTCCAGGCCGGCGACAAGGGCCGCTATCTGGGCGTGGACACCCTCTGGGTCAAGCCGGGCAAGGGCGTGCAGCGCTGTTCGGGCCGTCTGGTGCCCGTGCTGGAGGGCGCCGCCGGGCCTGCCGCGGACGTGGCCGCCGTGGTGGAGGGCCACGAGCGGCAGGTCAACGAGCAGCTGGGCGGCCAGGTGGCCACCCTGCTGGGGGACTGGCCGGCGGACGCGCACAACGAATCGGCGCTGGGCAACTGGCTCTGCGCGGCCATCCGCCAGGAGAGCGGCGCGCAGATCGGGCTCTGGAACAGCGGCGGGATCCGCAAGGGCATGGTCGCCGGGCCGCTCCGGGTGCGGGACTTCTGGGAGATCTCGCCCTTCGGCAACGAGATCCTGGTGGCGCCCATGAGCGGCGGACAGCTGCGCAAGCTCTTCGTGGACGAGGTGGCCCGCGGCTCCCTGCACCTGCACTTCGACGGGTTGCGGGTGGGAGTGGACGAACAGGGCGGTGTGGGCAGCATCCTGGTGGGCTCGCAGCCCCTGGCCACCGACAAGACCTACAGTGTGGCGCTCAGCGACTTCCTCTGGAACCAGTTCCGCCAGCCCGCGGACAGCCTGATCCGGCCCCGGCGCACGGGCGTGATCGACCGGGACATGCTGATCGCCCGGGCCCGGGCCGAACAGCAGATCCAGCCCCTGACCGACGGCCGCTGGGGGCCGGGCCGCAGCCATGACACCCCCTGA